In the genome of Luteitalea pratensis, the window CGCTGCGGGAGGTGTGGCCGGCTCCAGCAAGCGGTGCGCCGCGATGATGTTCCCCCAGTACCACGGCAGCAACACCTCGCGATACCGGCGGCGATCGCCGCGCCCGGTCTGCGCACGTGCCCAGGCGAGGGACTGCTCGGGCGAACCATCGGCATCTACAGTGAAGGGTGGCGTCAGCGGGTCCGCAGCCAGAAACGCCTGGATCTGGTCCTCAACCGCGAAACTGAATGGCGACGGGCGGCGACCGATACCGCTGGCGAGCGCGAACGCACGCGCCGCACTCAGACCGGGTACGAGCCCACGGACCTCGCGCGCAATCCAGCGATCAACAGTCGCCGCTTCCGCGAGCAGAAACCAGTCGCGCGTCTCGCCGCTGGCGATGTCCTCCGACACCACCGCCGTCCCTCGCACCATGCGCACCGCCTGTTGCACGGCCATCAGTCGGTAGATCGCGAGAGCGTCCAGGCCGCACGTTTCCGGCGGCACCGCCGCCGGCAGATAGACCCGGCGTCCGTCGGTGGCCGAGTGCAGCAAGCCGTCGGGGCGGCTGCGCGAGGGGTGGCGGGCCAGGCGGGCGAGCCAGCTCACCGGTGCGGGCGGCTGCATTGGCGCAATCGCGATGGACCTCCCGAGCAAGGCCGTGAGGAAGATCTCCAGCCGAGTGCGTACGGCACAGAGCGCGGTCGCTCGATCTTCAGGTGTCGCTCCGTAGCGCCGCCACGCTTCACGCGCGACCCGCGTTGCGAAGTGCGCGCCCTCGAGGATCAGCTCTTCGGGTTCGGCCATGTCGGACTCGGCTCCCAGCGTTCCCGCTACGGCATCGTCGAGGTCACGAGATCGTGCATGGCTGCGAGCAGCTCGGGATCGTCGGTGAGGGGGCCGAGAAGCGCCGCATGGCAGGCCGCTCGCACCGGAATGTTCCCGGCGACGAGGCGCGCGGCAGCAACAATCAGGCGTGTGCTCGGTACCTCGGCCAGACCTCGGTCGCCGAGCTGGCGGAGACGATTCGTGAGTGTGACCAGCGCGATCGCCCGATCGCGTTCGATCCCGCTCTCGTGTTCCACGATCTCCGCCTCGAGCTCCGGGCTCGGAAAAGCGAACTCGAGGGCGACGAAGCGCTGGCGCGTGCTCGGCTTGAGGTCCTTGAGGCCGTGCTGGTAGCCGGGGTTGTAGGAGATCACGAGCTGGAAGCCGGGCGCTGCGTCCAGAATCTCGCCAGTCTTGTCCAGCGGCAGGACGCGCCGGTCGTCGGTCAACGGATGGATGACCACGACGGTATCCTGCCGGGCTTCGATGATCTCGTCGAGGTAACAGAGGGCGCCATGCCTGGCCGCCCGCGTGAGTGGGCCGTCGAGCCAGACCGTATCGCTGCCGCGAATGAGATAGCGGCCGGTCAGGTCACTCGCGGACAGGTCGTCGTGGCAGGCTACCGTGACGAGCGGCCTGCCCAGACGCCACGCCATGTGCTCGACGAAGCGCGTCTTGCCGCATCCCGTGGGCCCCTTGAGCATCACCGGCAGTCCGCGCGCGTGGCACGTCTCGAAGACGGCGATCTCGTTGCCCGTGGCCAGATAGAACGGCGCGTCCGGCCCCGGGTAGCGGAGGCCGTCGTGGTGATCCGGGCCGATCGATGGCGCGGCGTCCGTCCGGCTGTAGTCGCTCATGCCGGCATTCGGGCCGCGGCGGCCGCCGGCTCGACGTGCGTGCGCTGGCGAGGCGCCAGGAAGAAGAAGTCCCAGAGAAACAGCGCCACGCCGGCGGTGAACAGCGTCCCGGTGGCCACGAGCATCAGGAAATGCACCTGGATCTTCGCCTGCGTCTCGAGGTAACCCATCCCGAGGACGCGCTCGAGGTACACCTGGCCGATCCCGGCGGCCGCGAAGGCCATCGTCATCCCGAACATGCCGCCGACCTGCAGCCAGAACGCCCACAGCCCGGTCCTGGTCTCACGCTGCGATTCGTCGTGGCCCATCAGCGCGGGCGTCGCGTAGGTGATCACCGCGAGGACGATCATCACGTACGCGCCGAAGAACGCGGAGTGGCCGTGCATGGGCGTGATCAAGGTGCCGTGTGTCCAGCGGTTGACCGATGGCCAGGTGTGGGCGAGGCCGAGCAGGCCCGCGCCCAGTGCGGAGAAGATGGCGCTGCCCAGCGTCCAGTGCAAGGCGAGCGTGTTCGGGTGGGAGAGCCCCGACCGTCGGATGGCCTGGTAGGCGTACGCCGACATCGCCACGAAGACCAGCGGCTCGAGCGCCGAGAAGAAGCCGCCGAGCGGCAACCAGTAGGACGGCACGCCGACGAAGTAGTAGTGGTGCGCCGTGCCGAGCAGGCCCGAGATGAACGTCAGCCCGACGATGACGTACAGCCACTTCTCCATCACCTCGCGGTCGATGCCCGACAGGCG includes:
- a CDS encoding cbb3-type cytochrome c oxidase subunit I gives rise to the protein MRFRTQAVAYPYFVVALLLYGLQMVFGLLSVAKYLGPDPLIHLLPFDVSKAIHTNLLIVWVLTGFMGAAYWLVPEESRTELHSPTMAYAALGLWTLAGVTAVVGYLFGWTAGNKLLEQPLPVKLAIVVVMLMFLYNLGMTIWKAKRLTTTEGVLMAGLAFTAILYLPSLLEFDNYTVAIFYRWWTVHLWVEGVWEMIQGALLAYLLIRLSGIDREVMEKWLYVIVGLTFISGLLGTAHHYYFVGVPSYWLPLGGFFSALEPLVFVAMSAYAYQAIRRSGLSHPNTLALHWTLGSAIFSALGAGLLGLAHTWPSVNRWTHGTLITPMHGHSAFFGAYVMIVLAVITYATPALMGHDESQRETRTGLWAFWLQVGGMFGMTMAFAAAGIGQVYLERVLGMGYLETQAKIQVHFLMLVATGTLFTAGVALFLWDFFFLAPRQRTHVEPAAAAARMPA
- a CDS encoding CbbQ/NirQ/NorQ/GpvN family protein, which translates into the protein MSDYSRTDAAPSIGPDHHDGLRYPGPDAPFYLATGNEIAVFETCHARGLPVMLKGPTGCGKTRFVEHMAWRLGRPLVTVACHDDLSASDLTGRYLIRGSDTVWLDGPLTRAARHGALCYLDEIIEARQDTVVVIHPLTDDRRVLPLDKTGEILDAAPGFQLVISYNPGYQHGLKDLKPSTRQRFVALEFAFPSPELEAEIVEHESGIERDRAIALVTLTNRLRQLGDRGLAEVPSTRLIVAAARLVAGNIPVRAACHAALLGPLTDDPELLAAMHDLVTSTMP